Proteins from a single region of Pyramidobacter piscolens W5455:
- a CDS encoding ABC transporter ATP-binding protein has translation MSENILKLDHVSKSFANAGAGSSVTEALADINVEIRSGEFISVIGPSGCGKSTILRLIAGLIVPTTGKVTLNGEVIDGPAPVRGMVFQKPTLFPWLTVEQNVAFSLRMRGQLRGHEAEVEELMRTAGLWDFRKNWPHQLSGGMAQRAALLRTMVNNPQVFLLDEPLGALDAFTRMTMQDVILSMWSSHRPMVVMVTHDVDEAFYMGSRVIVMAPRPGRVHNDIKVDLPYPRRRTSREFMDYRKFAMEQLNFDNREA, from the coding sequence ATGTCCGAAAATATCCTCAAACTCGACCACGTCAGCAAAAGTTTTGCCAACGCCGGCGCCGGCAGTTCCGTCACCGAAGCCCTTGCAGACATCAACGTGGAGATTCGTTCCGGCGAGTTCATCAGCGTCATCGGCCCCTCCGGCTGCGGCAAATCGACCATCCTGCGCCTGATCGCCGGACTGATCGTGCCGACGACCGGAAAAGTGACTCTCAACGGTGAAGTCATTGACGGCCCCGCTCCCGTGCGCGGCATGGTCTTTCAAAAACCGACGCTTTTTCCGTGGCTGACCGTGGAGCAAAACGTCGCCTTCAGCCTGAGAATGCGCGGCCAGCTGCGCGGCCATGAGGCCGAAGTCGAGGAACTGATGAGAACCGCCGGACTGTGGGACTTCCGCAAGAACTGGCCGCACCAGCTGTCCGGCGGCATGGCCCAGCGCGCCGCGTTGCTGCGCACCATGGTCAACAACCCGCAGGTCTTTTTGCTCGACGAACCGCTCGGCGCTCTCGACGCCTTTACCCGCATGACCATGCAGGACGTCATCCTCTCCATGTGGTCGAGCCACCGTCCCATGGTCGTCATGGTCACGCACGACGTGGACGAAGCCTTCTACATGGGCTCCCGCGTCATCGTCATGGCGCCGCGCCCCGGCCGCGTCCACAACGACATCAAAGTCGACCTGCCCTATCCGCGCCGCCGCACCAGCCGAGAATTCATGGACTATCGCAAGTTCGCCATGGAACAGCTGAACTTCGACAACCGCGAAGCGTAA